One stretch of Maylandia zebra isolate NMK-2024a linkage group LG13, Mzebra_GT3a, whole genome shotgun sequence DNA includes these proteins:
- the sec23ip gene encoding SEC23-interacting protein isoform X3, whose product MVPPQPPPASSQMNPSPSMFGSAVYQSPMGRHTPPPTTMTPPPPQMQPQSHNPYRHTPTSSRASPYIPAPEIMPPTHTPQQNPYLVSSPPQTFPPSGPMYTKPPPTQIQGPPPPLPATTAGAVVPAVPMMPYNYNVYEPVQPHWFYCKQVESKSVWLPFSIFDSLQLEETYNSVQPDPESVIIRTDGGRYDVQLYDRMRTAVYWEEEPTEVRRCTWFYKGDTDSRFIPYSEEFSDKLEAEYKKAVSTNQWHRRLEFPSGETIVMHNPKVIVQFQPSCVPDEWGTTQDGQTRPRVVKRGIDDDHDEVPDGELSTVDHLVFMVHGIGPVCDLRFRSMIECVDDFRNVSLKLLQSHFKKSLDEHAISRVEFLPVQWHTALHGDATGVDRRIKKITLPSTGRLRHFTNETLLDVLFYNSPTYCQTIMDTVAQEINRLYALFMERNPDFRGAVSVAGHSLGSLILFDLLSNQKNASPGGAMPTMPAANGEVRQVTAPVAQENSAVTPPAVEEQPKEDGEEFEDLAAMLEHLGLSEYKSTFDEEKIDIESFLMCTIEDLKEMGIPLGPRKKIAKFVKERVNKQAARQAAQENKKEVKEVTQTAAPPPAAEVPSDPTVKKLPVGSTVSSVHVDYNYFEVGTGQVSVIYHTLDFEPVNFFALGSPIGMFLTVRGLENIEETYQLPTCKGFFNIYHPLDPVAYRIEPMIMPDLDLKPVLIPHHKGRKRLHLELKESLTRMGSDLKQGFISSLRTAWQTLNDFARAHTSNAQLQAQLAIVANQIEEEEKQQVHEEHKIPDNPELQKEDDESQVKIGMLNGGNRIDYVLQEKPIESFNEYLFALQSHLCYWQSEDTALLILKEIYKTMGIHPEQMAH is encoded by the exons ATGGTTCCACCACAACCCCCACCTGCCAGCTCACAAATGAACCCTTCTCCTTCGATGTTTGGTAGTGCAGTTTACCAGAGCCCCATGGGGCGTCACACTCCTCCCCCTACCACAATGACCCCACCGCCTCCCCAGATGCAGCCGCAGAGCCACAACCCGTACAGACACACCCCCACCAGCAGCAGAGCTAGTCCTTATATTCCAGCTCCGGAAATCATGCCGCCAACACACACGCCACAGCAGAATCCCTACTTGGTCAGCTCGCCACCGCAAACGTTCCCCCCATCAGGACCCATGTATACAAAG CCTCCTCCCACGCAGATTCAGGGCCCTCCACCTCCACTTCCAGCCACCACAGCTGGAGCCGTCGTTCCTGCTGTTCCCATGATGCCGTACAACTACAACGTCTATGAGCCAGTTCAGCCTCACTGGTTCTACTGCAAGCAGGTGGAGTCAAAAAGCGTCTGGCTTCCTTTCAGTATCTTTGACTCCCTTCAGCTTGAGGAGACGTACAACTCTG TTCAACCAGATCCAGAAAGTGTGATCATACGCACAGACGGAGGGAGGTATGACGTGCAGCTTTATGACCGCATGCGGACTGCAGTGTACTGGGAGGAGGAGCCTACAGAGGTCCGACGCTGCACCTGGTTCTACAAAGGAGATACAGATAGTCGCTTTATTCCTTACTCTGAGGAGTTCAGCGATAAGCTCGAG GCTGAATATAAGAAAGCTGTGTCTACCAACCAGTGGCACCGCAGGCTGGAGTTCCCATCAGGGGAAACCATTGTGATGCACAACCCAAAG GTCATAGTGCAGTTTCAGCCCTCCTGCGTACCAGATGAGTGGGGCACAACTCAGGACGGGCAGACCAGACCCAGAGTGGTGAAGAGAGGAATCGATGATGACCACGATGAAGTGCCTGATG GTGAGCTCTCAACGGTGGATCATCTTGTGTTCATGGTTCATGGAATTGGCCCCGTGTGTGACTTGAGATTTCGGAGCATGATTGAGTGTG TGGACGACTTCCGTAATGTGTCGCTGAAGCTGCTGCAGAGCCATTTTAAGAAATCGCTGGATGAACACGCTATCAGCAGAGTGGAGTTTCTGCCCGTGCAGTGGCACACGGCTCTACATGGAGATGCCACAGGGGTGGACAG GAGGATAAAGAAGATCACTTTGCCCAGCACCGGGCGTTTACGTCACTTTACCAATGAGACCTTGTTAGATGTGCTTTTCTACAACAGTCCCACTTACTGCCAGACCATCATGGACACTGTTGCTCAGGAGATTAACCGACTCTATGCCCTGTTCATGGAGAGGAACCCGGACTTCAGAGGAGCAGTGTCAGTGGCAGGACACAGCTTGG GTTCTTTGATTCTCTTTGACCTGCTTTCAAATCAGAAGAATGCCTCACCTGGAGGGGCCATGCCAACCATGCCCGCTGCTAACGGAGAAGTCAGACAG GTGACGGCCCCTGTTGCACAGGAAAATAGTGCCGTCACCCCTCCAGCTGTGGAGGAGCAGCCCAAAGAAGACGGGGAGGAGTTTGAGGATCTTGCTGCTATGCTGGAACATCTGGGCCTGTCTGAATACAAGAGTACCTTTGATGAGGAGAAGATTGACATTGAATCTTTT CTTATGTGCACAATTGAGGACCTGAAGGAGATGGGTATCCCACTTGGTCCCAGAAAAAAAATTGCCAAATTTGTGAAAGAAAGAGTGAATAAGCAG GCTGCACGCCAGGCAGCTCAGGAGAACAAAAAAGAGGTCAAAGAGGTCACTCAGACTGCAGCACCTCCACCAGCAGCTGAAGTTCCCTCTGATCCGACTGTGAAGAAGCTTCCAGTGGGCAGCACAGTCTCCTCTGTCCATGTGGACTACAATTACTTTGAAGTTGGAACGGGGCAG GTGTCTGTCATCTACCACACTCTGGATTTTGAGCCTGTGAATTTCTTTGCCTTGGGTTCTCCAATCGGCATGTTCCTGACTGTACGAGGACTTGAGAATATCGAAGAGACGTACCAGCTGCCCACATGCAAGGGATTCTTCAATATTTATCATCca CTGGATCCAGTGGCTTACAGGATTGAGCCTATGATAATGCCAGACCTGGACTTGAAGCCTGTTTTGATCCCACATCACAAAGGACGGAAGAGGCTTCATCTTG AGCTAAAGGAGTCTCTCACCAGGATGGGCTCTGACCTGAAGCAGGGTTTCATCAGCTCCCTGAGGACTGCCTGGCAGACCCTCAACGACTTTGCTCGTGCTCACACCTCGAATGCCCAACTTCAGGCCCAGCTGGCCATCGTGGCCAATCAGATcgaagaggaggagaagcaaCAAGTGCACGAAG AGCATAAGATTCCAGACAACCCTGAGCTTCAAAAAGAAGACGACGAGTCTCAGGTGAAGATCGGGATGTTAAACGGAGGAAATCGCATCGACTACGTCCTGCAGGAGAAGCCCATTGAGAGTTTCAACGAGTATTTGTTTGCCCTCCAGAGTCACCTCTGCTACTG
- the sec23ip gene encoding SEC23-interacting protein isoform X1 — protein MADRKNNNAPNTSANLLFSAAPEFNFNLPFMPVSQATGPAVLSGVDDSTDVGEEDSFVGQTSGNGHAPSTFSYFSSPITSTDPFASIGHSPCPPPVLSAAPTTTGHVSVPSSVSMVPPQPPPASSQMNPSPSMFGSAVYQSPMGRHTPPPTTMTPPPPQMQPQSHNPYRHTPTSSRASPYIPAPEIMPPTHTPQQNPYLVSSPPQTFPPSGPMYTKPPPTQIQGPPPPLPATTAGAVVPAVPMMPYNYNVYEPVQPHWFYCKQVESKSVWLPFSIFDSLQLEETYNSVQPDPESVIIRTDGGRYDVQLYDRMRTAVYWEEEPTEVRRCTWFYKGDTDSRFIPYSEEFSDKLEAEYKKAVSTNQWHRRLEFPSGETIVMHNPKVIVQFQPSCVPDEWGTTQDGQTRPRVVKRGIDDDHDEVPDGELSTVDHLVFMVHGIGPVCDLRFRSMIECVDDFRNVSLKLLQSHFKKSLDEHAISRVEFLPVQWHTALHGDATGVDRRIKKITLPSTGRLRHFTNETLLDVLFYNSPTYCQTIMDTVAQEINRLYALFMERNPDFRGAVSVAGHSLGSLILFDLLSNQKNASPGGAMPTMPAANGEVRQVTAPVAQENSAVTPPAVEEQPKEDGEEFEDLAAMLEHLGLSEYKSTFDEEKIDIESFLMCTIEDLKEMGIPLGPRKKIAKFVKERVNKQAARQAAQENKKEVKEVTQTAAPPPAAEVPSDPTVKKLPVGSTVSSVHVDYNYFEVGTGQVSVIYHTLDFEPVNFFALGSPIGMFLTVRGLENIEETYQLPTCKGFFNIYHPLDPVAYRIEPMIMPDLDLKPVLIPHHKGRKRLHLELKESLTRMGSDLKQGFISSLRTAWQTLNDFARAHTSNAQLQAQLAIVANQIEEEEKQQVHEEHKIPDNPELQKEDDESQVKIGMLNGGNRIDYVLQEKPIESFNEYLFALQSHLCYWQSEDTALLILKEIYKTMGIHPEQMAH, from the exons ATGGCAgatagaaaaaataataatgctccaaaCACCAGTGCAAATTTACTATTCAGCGCCGCtccagagtttaacttcaattTGCCTTTCATGCCAGTGAGTCAGGCCACTGGTCCGGCGGTGCTGTCAGGAG TAGATGACTCCACTGATGTTGGAGAAGAAGACAGCTTTGTAGGTCAGACATCTGGGAATGGACATGCCCCGTCTACATTCAGCTACTTCTCCAGTCCCATAACCAGTACTGACCCATTTGCATCAATAGGGCATTCTCCATGCCCCCCGCCAGTGCTGTCTGCAGCCCCGACCACAACGGGACACGTTTCTGTTCCCAGCAGTGTCAGCATGGTTCCACCACAACCCCCACCTGCCAGCTCACAAATGAACCCTTCTCCTTCGATGTTTGGTAGTGCAGTTTACCAGAGCCCCATGGGGCGTCACACTCCTCCCCCTACCACAATGACCCCACCGCCTCCCCAGATGCAGCCGCAGAGCCACAACCCGTACAGACACACCCCCACCAGCAGCAGAGCTAGTCCTTATATTCCAGCTCCGGAAATCATGCCGCCAACACACACGCCACAGCAGAATCCCTACTTGGTCAGCTCGCCACCGCAAACGTTCCCCCCATCAGGACCCATGTATACAAAG CCTCCTCCCACGCAGATTCAGGGCCCTCCACCTCCACTTCCAGCCACCACAGCTGGAGCCGTCGTTCCTGCTGTTCCCATGATGCCGTACAACTACAACGTCTATGAGCCAGTTCAGCCTCACTGGTTCTACTGCAAGCAGGTGGAGTCAAAAAGCGTCTGGCTTCCTTTCAGTATCTTTGACTCCCTTCAGCTTGAGGAGACGTACAACTCTG TTCAACCAGATCCAGAAAGTGTGATCATACGCACAGACGGAGGGAGGTATGACGTGCAGCTTTATGACCGCATGCGGACTGCAGTGTACTGGGAGGAGGAGCCTACAGAGGTCCGACGCTGCACCTGGTTCTACAAAGGAGATACAGATAGTCGCTTTATTCCTTACTCTGAGGAGTTCAGCGATAAGCTCGAG GCTGAATATAAGAAAGCTGTGTCTACCAACCAGTGGCACCGCAGGCTGGAGTTCCCATCAGGGGAAACCATTGTGATGCACAACCCAAAG GTCATAGTGCAGTTTCAGCCCTCCTGCGTACCAGATGAGTGGGGCACAACTCAGGACGGGCAGACCAGACCCAGAGTGGTGAAGAGAGGAATCGATGATGACCACGATGAAGTGCCTGATG GTGAGCTCTCAACGGTGGATCATCTTGTGTTCATGGTTCATGGAATTGGCCCCGTGTGTGACTTGAGATTTCGGAGCATGATTGAGTGTG TGGACGACTTCCGTAATGTGTCGCTGAAGCTGCTGCAGAGCCATTTTAAGAAATCGCTGGATGAACACGCTATCAGCAGAGTGGAGTTTCTGCCCGTGCAGTGGCACACGGCTCTACATGGAGATGCCACAGGGGTGGACAG GAGGATAAAGAAGATCACTTTGCCCAGCACCGGGCGTTTACGTCACTTTACCAATGAGACCTTGTTAGATGTGCTTTTCTACAACAGTCCCACTTACTGCCAGACCATCATGGACACTGTTGCTCAGGAGATTAACCGACTCTATGCCCTGTTCATGGAGAGGAACCCGGACTTCAGAGGAGCAGTGTCAGTGGCAGGACACAGCTTGG GTTCTTTGATTCTCTTTGACCTGCTTTCAAATCAGAAGAATGCCTCACCTGGAGGGGCCATGCCAACCATGCCCGCTGCTAACGGAGAAGTCAGACAG GTGACGGCCCCTGTTGCACAGGAAAATAGTGCCGTCACCCCTCCAGCTGTGGAGGAGCAGCCCAAAGAAGACGGGGAGGAGTTTGAGGATCTTGCTGCTATGCTGGAACATCTGGGCCTGTCTGAATACAAGAGTACCTTTGATGAGGAGAAGATTGACATTGAATCTTTT CTTATGTGCACAATTGAGGACCTGAAGGAGATGGGTATCCCACTTGGTCCCAGAAAAAAAATTGCCAAATTTGTGAAAGAAAGAGTGAATAAGCAG GCTGCACGCCAGGCAGCTCAGGAGAACAAAAAAGAGGTCAAAGAGGTCACTCAGACTGCAGCACCTCCACCAGCAGCTGAAGTTCCCTCTGATCCGACTGTGAAGAAGCTTCCAGTGGGCAGCACAGTCTCCTCTGTCCATGTGGACTACAATTACTTTGAAGTTGGAACGGGGCAG GTGTCTGTCATCTACCACACTCTGGATTTTGAGCCTGTGAATTTCTTTGCCTTGGGTTCTCCAATCGGCATGTTCCTGACTGTACGAGGACTTGAGAATATCGAAGAGACGTACCAGCTGCCCACATGCAAGGGATTCTTCAATATTTATCATCca CTGGATCCAGTGGCTTACAGGATTGAGCCTATGATAATGCCAGACCTGGACTTGAAGCCTGTTTTGATCCCACATCACAAAGGACGGAAGAGGCTTCATCTTG AGCTAAAGGAGTCTCTCACCAGGATGGGCTCTGACCTGAAGCAGGGTTTCATCAGCTCCCTGAGGACTGCCTGGCAGACCCTCAACGACTTTGCTCGTGCTCACACCTCGAATGCCCAACTTCAGGCCCAGCTGGCCATCGTGGCCAATCAGATcgaagaggaggagaagcaaCAAGTGCACGAAG AGCATAAGATTCCAGACAACCCTGAGCTTCAAAAAGAAGACGACGAGTCTCAGGTGAAGATCGGGATGTTAAACGGAGGAAATCGCATCGACTACGTCCTGCAGGAGAAGCCCATTGAGAGTTTCAACGAGTATTTGTTTGCCCTCCAGAGTCACCTCTGCTACTG
- the sec23ip gene encoding SEC23-interacting protein isoform X2, producing the protein MADRKNNNAPNTSANLLFSAAPEFNFNLPFMPVSQATGPAVLSGDDSTDVGEEDSFVGQTSGNGHAPSTFSYFSSPITSTDPFASIGHSPCPPPVLSAAPTTTGHVSVPSSVSMVPPQPPPASSQMNPSPSMFGSAVYQSPMGRHTPPPTTMTPPPPQMQPQSHNPYRHTPTSSRASPYIPAPEIMPPTHTPQQNPYLVSSPPQTFPPSGPMYTKPPPTQIQGPPPPLPATTAGAVVPAVPMMPYNYNVYEPVQPHWFYCKQVESKSVWLPFSIFDSLQLEETYNSVQPDPESVIIRTDGGRYDVQLYDRMRTAVYWEEEPTEVRRCTWFYKGDTDSRFIPYSEEFSDKLEAEYKKAVSTNQWHRRLEFPSGETIVMHNPKVIVQFQPSCVPDEWGTTQDGQTRPRVVKRGIDDDHDEVPDGELSTVDHLVFMVHGIGPVCDLRFRSMIECVDDFRNVSLKLLQSHFKKSLDEHAISRVEFLPVQWHTALHGDATGVDRRIKKITLPSTGRLRHFTNETLLDVLFYNSPTYCQTIMDTVAQEINRLYALFMERNPDFRGAVSVAGHSLGSLILFDLLSNQKNASPGGAMPTMPAANGEVRQVTAPVAQENSAVTPPAVEEQPKEDGEEFEDLAAMLEHLGLSEYKSTFDEEKIDIESFLMCTIEDLKEMGIPLGPRKKIAKFVKERVNKQAARQAAQENKKEVKEVTQTAAPPPAAEVPSDPTVKKLPVGSTVSSVHVDYNYFEVGTGQVSVIYHTLDFEPVNFFALGSPIGMFLTVRGLENIEETYQLPTCKGFFNIYHPLDPVAYRIEPMIMPDLDLKPVLIPHHKGRKRLHLELKESLTRMGSDLKQGFISSLRTAWQTLNDFARAHTSNAQLQAQLAIVANQIEEEEKQQVHEEHKIPDNPELQKEDDESQVKIGMLNGGNRIDYVLQEKPIESFNEYLFALQSHLCYWQSEDTALLILKEIYKTMGIHPEQMAH; encoded by the exons ATGGCAgatagaaaaaataataatgctccaaaCACCAGTGCAAATTTACTATTCAGCGCCGCtccagagtttaacttcaattTGCCTTTCATGCCAGTGAGTCAGGCCACTGGTCCGGCGGTGCTGTCAGGAG ATGACTCCACTGATGTTGGAGAAGAAGACAGCTTTGTAGGTCAGACATCTGGGAATGGACATGCCCCGTCTACATTCAGCTACTTCTCCAGTCCCATAACCAGTACTGACCCATTTGCATCAATAGGGCATTCTCCATGCCCCCCGCCAGTGCTGTCTGCAGCCCCGACCACAACGGGACACGTTTCTGTTCCCAGCAGTGTCAGCATGGTTCCACCACAACCCCCACCTGCCAGCTCACAAATGAACCCTTCTCCTTCGATGTTTGGTAGTGCAGTTTACCAGAGCCCCATGGGGCGTCACACTCCTCCCCCTACCACAATGACCCCACCGCCTCCCCAGATGCAGCCGCAGAGCCACAACCCGTACAGACACACCCCCACCAGCAGCAGAGCTAGTCCTTATATTCCAGCTCCGGAAATCATGCCGCCAACACACACGCCACAGCAGAATCCCTACTTGGTCAGCTCGCCACCGCAAACGTTCCCCCCATCAGGACCCATGTATACAAAG CCTCCTCCCACGCAGATTCAGGGCCCTCCACCTCCACTTCCAGCCACCACAGCTGGAGCCGTCGTTCCTGCTGTTCCCATGATGCCGTACAACTACAACGTCTATGAGCCAGTTCAGCCTCACTGGTTCTACTGCAAGCAGGTGGAGTCAAAAAGCGTCTGGCTTCCTTTCAGTATCTTTGACTCCCTTCAGCTTGAGGAGACGTACAACTCTG TTCAACCAGATCCAGAAAGTGTGATCATACGCACAGACGGAGGGAGGTATGACGTGCAGCTTTATGACCGCATGCGGACTGCAGTGTACTGGGAGGAGGAGCCTACAGAGGTCCGACGCTGCACCTGGTTCTACAAAGGAGATACAGATAGTCGCTTTATTCCTTACTCTGAGGAGTTCAGCGATAAGCTCGAG GCTGAATATAAGAAAGCTGTGTCTACCAACCAGTGGCACCGCAGGCTGGAGTTCCCATCAGGGGAAACCATTGTGATGCACAACCCAAAG GTCATAGTGCAGTTTCAGCCCTCCTGCGTACCAGATGAGTGGGGCACAACTCAGGACGGGCAGACCAGACCCAGAGTGGTGAAGAGAGGAATCGATGATGACCACGATGAAGTGCCTGATG GTGAGCTCTCAACGGTGGATCATCTTGTGTTCATGGTTCATGGAATTGGCCCCGTGTGTGACTTGAGATTTCGGAGCATGATTGAGTGTG TGGACGACTTCCGTAATGTGTCGCTGAAGCTGCTGCAGAGCCATTTTAAGAAATCGCTGGATGAACACGCTATCAGCAGAGTGGAGTTTCTGCCCGTGCAGTGGCACACGGCTCTACATGGAGATGCCACAGGGGTGGACAG GAGGATAAAGAAGATCACTTTGCCCAGCACCGGGCGTTTACGTCACTTTACCAATGAGACCTTGTTAGATGTGCTTTTCTACAACAGTCCCACTTACTGCCAGACCATCATGGACACTGTTGCTCAGGAGATTAACCGACTCTATGCCCTGTTCATGGAGAGGAACCCGGACTTCAGAGGAGCAGTGTCAGTGGCAGGACACAGCTTGG GTTCTTTGATTCTCTTTGACCTGCTTTCAAATCAGAAGAATGCCTCACCTGGAGGGGCCATGCCAACCATGCCCGCTGCTAACGGAGAAGTCAGACAG GTGACGGCCCCTGTTGCACAGGAAAATAGTGCCGTCACCCCTCCAGCTGTGGAGGAGCAGCCCAAAGAAGACGGGGAGGAGTTTGAGGATCTTGCTGCTATGCTGGAACATCTGGGCCTGTCTGAATACAAGAGTACCTTTGATGAGGAGAAGATTGACATTGAATCTTTT CTTATGTGCACAATTGAGGACCTGAAGGAGATGGGTATCCCACTTGGTCCCAGAAAAAAAATTGCCAAATTTGTGAAAGAAAGAGTGAATAAGCAG GCTGCACGCCAGGCAGCTCAGGAGAACAAAAAAGAGGTCAAAGAGGTCACTCAGACTGCAGCACCTCCACCAGCAGCTGAAGTTCCCTCTGATCCGACTGTGAAGAAGCTTCCAGTGGGCAGCACAGTCTCCTCTGTCCATGTGGACTACAATTACTTTGAAGTTGGAACGGGGCAG GTGTCTGTCATCTACCACACTCTGGATTTTGAGCCTGTGAATTTCTTTGCCTTGGGTTCTCCAATCGGCATGTTCCTGACTGTACGAGGACTTGAGAATATCGAAGAGACGTACCAGCTGCCCACATGCAAGGGATTCTTCAATATTTATCATCca CTGGATCCAGTGGCTTACAGGATTGAGCCTATGATAATGCCAGACCTGGACTTGAAGCCTGTTTTGATCCCACATCACAAAGGACGGAAGAGGCTTCATCTTG AGCTAAAGGAGTCTCTCACCAGGATGGGCTCTGACCTGAAGCAGGGTTTCATCAGCTCCCTGAGGACTGCCTGGCAGACCCTCAACGACTTTGCTCGTGCTCACACCTCGAATGCCCAACTTCAGGCCCAGCTGGCCATCGTGGCCAATCAGATcgaagaggaggagaagcaaCAAGTGCACGAAG AGCATAAGATTCCAGACAACCCTGAGCTTCAAAAAGAAGACGACGAGTCTCAGGTGAAGATCGGGATGTTAAACGGAGGAAATCGCATCGACTACGTCCTGCAGGAGAAGCCCATTGAGAGTTTCAACGAGTATTTGTTTGCCCTCCAGAGTCACCTCTGCTACTG